The following coding sequences are from one Desulfosoma caldarium window:
- the folP gene encoding dihydropteroate synthase — translation MNVGPRPVFHLTLRSRPWVLGHRTLVMGIVNITPDSFSDGGKWATHDAAVAHGLELVRAGADILDIGGESTRPFSDPVPLEEELRRVLPVIQELRRHTDVPISIDTTKAEVAYQALRAGADIINDVSALRFDPEMPAVAAEFGVPLILMHMLGTPKTMQQSPHYEALFSEIIRFLEERMAVAMAAGVDRNQMIVDPGIGFGKTVTHNLRLIRDLDALAVLERPILLGASRKRFIGTVLDAPVEDRELGTAVVNAIGIAAGAHIVRVHDVAFHRRAALMADALRNGLWTNEATA, via the coding sequence ATGAACGTGGGGCCGAGACCTGTTTTTCACTTGACGCTCCGATCCCGACCCTGGGTGCTTGGCCACCGCACCCTGGTCATGGGCATCGTCAACATCACTCCGGATTCCTTTTCTGACGGGGGAAAATGGGCGACGCACGATGCCGCCGTCGCTCACGGACTGGAACTGGTGCGAGCCGGTGCGGACATTTTGGACATTGGCGGAGAATCCACTCGCCCTTTTTCCGACCCCGTGCCCCTGGAAGAAGAACTACGCCGCGTCCTGCCCGTCATTCAAGAGCTTCGCCGTCACACGGACGTTCCCATTTCCATCGATACCACTAAGGCTGAAGTGGCCTATCAGGCCCTGAGGGCCGGTGCGGACATCATCAACGATGTGAGCGCCCTGCGTTTTGACCCGGAAATGCCTGCTGTGGCGGCCGAATTTGGCGTGCCGCTCATCCTCATGCACATGTTGGGCACGCCAAAAACCATGCAGCAGTCTCCGCATTACGAAGCCTTGTTTTCGGAAATTATTCGATTTCTTGAAGAGCGCATGGCGGTGGCCATGGCAGCGGGCGTCGACCGCAATCAAATGATCGTGGATCCGGGGATTGGATTTGGCAAAACGGTCACCCACAATCTTCGGCTCATTCGAGACCTCGACGCTTTGGCCGTTTTGGAACGCCCAATCCTTCTCGGAGCTTCGCGAAAACGATTTATCGGCACCGTGCTCGACGCTCCCGTGGAAGACCGTGAACTGGGCACAGCCGTGGTCAACGCCATTGGCATTGCCGCAGGAGCCCACATTGTGAGGGTCCACGATGTGGCGTTTCACCGGCGTGCTGCGCTCATGGCCGATGCCCTGCGCAATGGGTTGTGGACGAACGAGGCAACCGCTTGA
- the glmM gene encoding phosphoglucosamine mutase gives MGKLFGTDGIRGIANQFPMTTDIAMKVGIGAAYLFKSRHRRPKIVIGKDTRLSGYMIENAMTAGICAMGVDVLLLGPLPTPGIAFITASMRADAGIVISASHNPYEYNGIKIFASNGFKLPDHVEDEIERLVLNGEVDSLPRPNVADIGRARRIDDAQGRYIVFLKNTFPRNQTLEGLRIVLDCAHGAAYRVAPSVFEELGAQVILTGDRPNGKNINDGCGSLHPENMARLVREHQAHLGIAFDGDADRVILADEKGEVLDGDQVMAICAKHLAKKGKLCKQTVVATVMSNMGLEVALRNMGISLVRTPVGDRYVVERMTQDQLNLGGEQSGHIVFMDHSTTGDGILSALQVLSVMMEADKPLSELKTIMERFPQTLMNVRVTQKKDIHEIPEIMAQVARVEKLLGNDGRCLIRPSGTEPVIRIMIEGRDEQRIQELAEDLAQLIEKHLHHP, from the coding sequence ATGGGCAAACTTTTCGGCACCGATGGGATTCGAGGCATCGCCAATCAGTTTCCCATGACCACCGACATCGCCATGAAGGTGGGCATTGGAGCGGCATATCTTTTCAAGAGCCGCCACCGTAGACCTAAGATCGTCATTGGCAAGGACACACGCCTCTCCGGGTATATGATCGAAAATGCCATGACGGCGGGCATCTGTGCCATGGGCGTGGATGTGCTTCTTCTGGGGCCTTTGCCGACGCCGGGGATCGCCTTTATCACGGCCAGCATGCGGGCCGATGCCGGCATCGTCATTTCCGCTTCGCACAACCCTTATGAGTACAACGGCATCAAGATTTTTGCCAGCAACGGGTTTAAGCTGCCCGACCATGTGGAAGACGAAATTGAACGCCTCGTGCTGAACGGCGAAGTGGATTCGCTCCCGCGCCCGAACGTGGCCGACATCGGCCGTGCTCGAAGGATTGACGATGCGCAGGGCCGTTACATCGTTTTTCTGAAGAACACCTTTCCTCGAAACCAAACTTTGGAAGGCTTGCGCATTGTCCTGGACTGCGCCCACGGTGCCGCCTACAGAGTGGCCCCTTCCGTTTTTGAGGAGCTGGGAGCTCAGGTCATTCTCACGGGCGACCGGCCCAACGGAAAGAACATCAACGACGGCTGTGGCTCGCTCCATCCGGAAAACATGGCCCGCCTGGTACGGGAACACCAAGCGCACCTGGGCATCGCCTTTGACGGCGATGCGGACCGCGTCATTTTGGCCGATGAAAAGGGCGAAGTTCTGGACGGGGACCAGGTTATGGCCATTTGCGCCAAGCACCTTGCTAAGAAAGGAAAGCTGTGTAAACAAACGGTGGTGGCCACGGTCATGAGCAACATGGGCCTGGAGGTGGCCCTGCGCAACATGGGCATTTCCCTCGTTCGAACCCCCGTGGGTGACCGCTACGTGGTGGAACGCATGACCCAAGACCAGCTCAATCTGGGCGGAGAACAGTCGGGCCACATCGTCTTTATGGATCACAGCACAACGGGAGATGGCATTCTTTCCGCCCTGCAGGTTCTCTCCGTCATGATGGAAGCCGACAAACCCCTCTCGGAACTTAAGACCATTATGGAGCGATTCCCTCAAACCCTCATGAACGTGAGGGTCACCCAAAAAAAGGATATTCACGAGATTCCGGAAATCATGGCGCAGGTAGCCCGCGTAGAAAAGCTGCTGGGCAACGATGGCCGCTGCCTCATTCGTCCTTCCGGCACCGAACCCGTCATTCGCATCATGATCGAAGGCCGAGACGAACAGCGGATTCAAGAACTGGCGGAAGATTTGGCTCAGCTCATCGAAAAGCACCTCCATCACCCCTAG
- a CDS encoding type III pantothenate kinase: protein MLLAMDVGNTNTVLGLFEEDALVHDWRIRTEVHMTEDEYGILLKNLLETQDLPLSVITDVIVSCVVPPVLNHIEGFCHKYFETEPLVVGPGIRTGMPILYDNPKEVGADRIVNAVAAYETFRSAVIVVDFGTATTFDYVSERGEYMGGVICPGILISCEALFQKASKLPRVEIFAKPKSILAKNTIASMNAGIVYGYAGLVEGIIARMKREIQKPLAVVATGGLAPLIASECPAIEKVDDFLTLKGLKILFERNRR, encoded by the coding sequence ATGCTTCTCGCCATGGACGTGGGCAACACCAACACGGTGCTCGGCCTCTTTGAAGAAGACGCTTTGGTGCATGATTGGCGCATTCGCACCGAAGTCCACATGACCGAAGACGAATACGGCATTCTGCTGAAAAACCTCCTCGAAACTCAAGACCTCCCTTTGAGTGTCATTACCGACGTGATCGTCTCCTGTGTTGTACCCCCTGTGCTGAACCACATCGAGGGATTTTGCCACAAATACTTTGAGACAGAACCCCTCGTGGTGGGGCCCGGCATTCGCACCGGCATGCCCATTCTATATGATAATCCCAAGGAAGTGGGAGCCGACCGGATTGTCAACGCAGTGGCCGCCTACGAAACCTTTCGATCGGCCGTAATCGTCGTGGATTTCGGCACGGCCACAACCTTTGATTACGTGTCGGAACGCGGGGAATACATGGGCGGGGTGATCTGCCCGGGTATTCTCATTTCCTGTGAAGCTCTGTTCCAAAAAGCGTCCAAGTTGCCTCGAGTGGAAATCTTTGCCAAGCCCAAGTCCATCCTGGCTAAGAATACCATAGCCTCCATGAACGCCGGCATCGTCTACGGGTATGCGGGTCTGGTGGAAGGCATCATTGCCAGAATGAAACGGGAAATTCAAAAACCGCTCGCCGTGGTGGCCACGGGAGGCTTGGCCCCTCTGATCGCCAGCGAATGCCCCGCCATAGAAAAAGTCGACGATTTCCTCACGCTCAAGGGACTGAAAATTCTTTTTGAAAGGAATCGACGCTGA
- a CDS encoding S66 peptidase family protein produces the protein MHGLRFRRAVTAPLRKPRRLHPGMTVSLVAPAGTFPEGTVQRVQSCLETLGYIVRPGSHVRDRYRYMAGEDAHRAHDLWQALTDPSIDAVFCLRGGYGCSRLLTRLAFSQMPEASKIFLGYSDATFLHAALESCAGWITFHGPNAVEWVDRPGDCSESLAFLEGRTPFAWSFEADQVLYPGRTCGHLVGGNLTCLTHLLGTPFAPTFEGALLFLEDKNEPPYRIDRMLVHLAQAGVFEVVRGVICGSFVDCGDPAEIRTLFREHVLSYQIPVVMDLPFGHGRWNHVLPLGASSCLDTKAQNFYFLENPFLEP, from the coding sequence ATGCACGGGTTGCGCTTTCGCCGTGCCGTCACCGCCCCTTTGCGCAAACCGCGGCGATTGCATCCGGGCATGACGGTTTCCCTGGTGGCTCCGGCGGGCACCTTTCCGGAAGGAACGGTGCAACGCGTCCAGTCGTGTCTGGAAACGTTGGGATACATCGTTCGACCCGGAAGCCATGTTCGTGATCGCTATCGATACATGGCCGGAGAGGATGCCCATCGAGCCCACGACCTGTGGCAGGCTCTGACAGACCCTTCGATCGACGCCGTCTTTTGCCTACGAGGGGGTTATGGATGCAGCCGGCTGCTCACACGCCTCGCCTTTTCTCAAATGCCTGAGGCGAGTAAAATTTTCCTCGGCTACAGTGATGCGACCTTTCTTCATGCCGCCTTGGAATCATGCGCCGGTTGGATCACTTTTCACGGACCCAACGCCGTGGAATGGGTGGATCGTCCCGGCGATTGTTCGGAAAGCTTGGCCTTCTTGGAAGGGCGCACGCCTTTTGCCTGGTCCTTTGAAGCAGACCAGGTCCTTTACCCCGGCCGAACCTGCGGGCACCTCGTGGGGGGGAACCTCACTTGCCTCACCCATCTTCTGGGAACACCCTTTGCCCCCACCTTTGAAGGAGCCTTGCTTTTTCTTGAAGACAAGAACGAGCCACCCTACCGTATCGACCGTATGCTGGTCCATCTGGCGCAAGCCGGTGTCTTTGAAGTGGTCCGAGGTGTCATCTGCGGCTCCTTTGTGGATTGCGGTGACCCCGCAGAAATTCGAACCCTTTTTCGCGAACACGTGCTTTCCTATCAAATCCCCGTGGTGATGGATCTGCCTTTTGGGCATGGTCGCTGGAATCACGTCCTGCCACTGGGGGCCTCATCGTGTTTGGACACCAAAGCCCAAAACTTTTACTTTCTTGAAAACCCTTTCCTTGAGCCATGA
- a CDS encoding serine hydrolase domain-containing protein, giving the protein MKPLEQRLVDLMQRALAERVFSAASVLVGHRDTVVFSRCYGTTFFGQKAPLVTPSSLFDLASLTKPIATASLVMALVKEGRILLEDSLEHIFPFRFVPRDKRTLTVEQLLCHTSGLPAYKPYFRELIAVRPERRKDTLMEWILREPLVSRPGTQRLYTDLGYMLLGWIVEEVSESPLDILFDQRLRSHETSWRLGYRRLMAFSATDHLPEASTRDTEPHDVCVATEHCPWRGRLLQGEVHDENAYCLNGVAGHAGLFGTAWDIWQWSQKLKDLFEPQWRLGFDVPNAHGSSAGRYFSPQTIGHLGFTGTSFWIDLDQHITVILLTNRVHPDRHDDRIRSFRPLFHDTVMESVLGVEGASSWFYEGGFA; this is encoded by the coding sequence ATGAAACCCCTGGAACAGCGCCTTGTCGATCTTATGCAAAGGGCTTTAGCCGAGCGAGTCTTTTCCGCAGCCAGTGTGCTCGTGGGCCACCGAGACACCGTGGTCTTTTCCCGGTGCTATGGAACCACATTCTTTGGGCAGAAGGCTCCTTTGGTCACCCCATCCTCTCTCTTTGATCTGGCTTCTCTCACCAAACCCATTGCCACAGCCAGCCTGGTCATGGCGCTGGTTAAAGAAGGCCGAATCCTTTTGGAAGATTCCTTGGAGCACATTTTTCCTTTTCGGTTCGTTCCCAGAGACAAACGAACGCTGACCGTGGAGCAGCTGCTGTGCCACACGTCCGGGCTTCCCGCCTACAAGCCCTATTTTCGAGAACTCATTGCCGTGCGTCCCGAGCGCCGCAAGGACACGCTCATGGAGTGGATTTTGCGCGAACCCCTGGTTTCACGGCCCGGCACGCAACGCCTCTACACGGATCTGGGTTACATGTTGCTGGGATGGATTGTGGAAGAGGTTTCAGAATCGCCCCTGGACATCCTATTCGACCAACGTCTGCGATCCCATGAAACGTCTTGGCGCCTTGGATACAGACGGCTCATGGCCTTTTCGGCCACCGACCACCTGCCTGAGGCATCCACCCGAGATACGGAGCCCCACGACGTGTGCGTGGCCACGGAACATTGCCCATGGCGAGGCCGCCTGCTTCAGGGAGAAGTGCATGACGAAAACGCCTATTGCCTTAACGGGGTGGCAGGCCATGCGGGACTCTTCGGCACCGCATGGGATATTTGGCAATGGAGTCAAAAGCTTAAGGACCTTTTCGAGCCGCAATGGCGTCTTGGTTTTGATGTCCCAAACGCTCATGGTTCCAGTGCGGGACGGTACTTTTCTCCACAAACCATTGGCCACCTGGGCTTTACAGGAACATCTTTTTGGATCGACCTGGATCAACACATCACGGTCATCCTTTTGACCAATCGCGTTCACCCTGACCGCCACGACGACCGTATTCGAAGCTTTCGCCCCCTTTTCCACGATACCGTGATGGAATCTGTGCTTGGGGTGGAGGGGGCGTCTTCATGGTTCTATGAAGGAGGGTTTGCGTGA
- a CDS encoding UDP-N-acetylmuramate--L-alanine ligase: MTSADLQRRTRLYFMGICGIAMGTLAAMLKDSGYEVLGSDTQVYPPMSTFLAEKGIPVLSGWNPQNLEQAKPQVAIVGNVIRRDNPEAQRAKELGLPLWSMPQALDHFFFPGRKNLVVCGTHGKTTTAGLLGWILEQADLDPTVFVGGFVRTWRRSYRIGEGPFMVLEGDEYDTAFFDKHAKFLRYKPWLAVVTGIEFDHADIYRDLEHVMDAFRALSRLIPADGYLVIHGDDPRCAELAALCPGTVITYGTSSRCQWRLVDCATQNGAVVFTARSPDGAPHRVTSPLPGRHNALNTIAAMAVCRLLNVPTETLLKAVDRFGGMKRRQEVIYQSNEIVVLDDFAHHPTAVKETIQAVKAFYPHRRLLALFEPRTNSSRRRFFQHEYANAFHGASWVGIKEPKGFHSIAVEERLDTEQLVKDIQERSAPAHLFVEGKPVLPSLLEHIEPKDVVLLMSNGSMDGLPMELCQALQAREQKVLMQKRIENRRKSGRHAS; this comes from the coding sequence ATGACATCGGCCGACCTCCAGCGGCGGACTCGATTGTACTTCATGGGCATCTGCGGCATCGCCATGGGAACCTTGGCCGCCATGCTGAAAGACTCAGGCTATGAGGTGTTGGGCTCAGACACCCAGGTGTATCCGCCCATGAGCACCTTTCTGGCCGAGAAGGGCATTCCCGTCCTCTCCGGTTGGAACCCGCAAAATCTAGAGCAGGCAAAGCCTCAGGTCGCCATCGTGGGCAATGTAATTCGAAGGGATAATCCAGAGGCGCAGCGAGCTAAGGAATTGGGACTTCCTTTGTGGTCGATGCCCCAGGCCCTGGACCACTTTTTCTTTCCAGGTCGAAAAAATCTCGTGGTGTGCGGAACCCACGGCAAGACCACTACGGCCGGCCTGCTGGGTTGGATTCTGGAACAAGCCGATCTGGACCCCACAGTCTTTGTGGGCGGCTTTGTTCGGACCTGGCGCCGAAGTTATCGGATCGGCGAAGGGCCTTTCATGGTGCTGGAAGGTGATGAATACGACACGGCCTTTTTTGACAAGCACGCCAAATTTCTGCGTTACAAGCCGTGGCTCGCCGTGGTGACCGGCATCGAATTTGACCATGCGGACATTTATCGAGACCTGGAGCATGTCATGGACGCGTTTCGAGCCCTAAGCCGGCTCATTCCCGCGGACGGGTACCTGGTGATCCATGGCGACGACCCTCGGTGTGCCGAACTCGCGGCCCTGTGCCCCGGAACGGTCATCACCTACGGCACCTCTTCTCGATGCCAATGGCGCCTGGTGGACTGTGCCACCCAAAATGGAGCCGTGGTCTTCACCGCCCGGTCCCCGGACGGCGCTCCACATCGGGTCACCTCACCGCTGCCGGGACGACACAACGCCTTGAACACCATCGCCGCCATGGCGGTCTGCCGGCTCTTGAACGTTCCCACGGAAACTCTTCTCAAGGCGGTGGACCGTTTTGGCGGCATGAAAAGACGCCAGGAAGTCATCTATCAATCCAACGAAATTGTTGTGCTGGACGATTTCGCCCATCATCCCACCGCGGTGAAAGAGACCATTCAGGCGGTGAAAGCATTCTACCCCCACCGACGCCTGCTCGCCCTCTTTGAACCTCGCACAAACTCCAGCCGCCGCCGTTTTTTCCAGCACGAATACGCCAACGCTTTTCACGGGGCCTCTTGGGTGGGCATCAAGGAACCCAAAGGATTTCACTCCATAGCGGTCGAGGAACGGCTCGACACGGAACAACTGGTCAAGGACATTCAAGAACGCAGCGCACCGGCCCATCTCTTCGTGGAAGGCAAACCCGTCCTGCCGTCATTGCTGGAACATATCGAGCCGAAGGATGTGGTCCTTCTCATGAGCAACGGCAGCATGGACGGGCTACCCATGGAACTTTGTCAAGCCTTGCAGGCACGGGAACAAAAGGTTCTGATGCAAAAAAGGATTGAAAACAGGCGGAAAAGTGGGAGGCACGCCTCATGA
- a CDS encoding epoxyqueuosine reductase QueH, whose amino-acid sequence MRAQDRKRILVHACCGPCLLFPLEVLIASGWKTHTFFYNPHIQPYQEWQRRLEAARTVATTFEVPMIVREDYELEEFFRQTAFRENRRCLYCYSRRIETAARLAKKSGFDAFTTTLLYSKRQNHDLVRQIGEEAASAFSIPFVYEDFRKGWAEGQHKAIAMGLYRQQYCGCVYSERDRFLPKPKNRQA is encoded by the coding sequence ATGAGAGCACAAGATAGAAAAAGGATTTTAGTCCACGCATGTTGTGGCCCCTGCCTTCTTTTTCCACTGGAGGTCCTTATCGCCTCAGGATGGAAAACGCACACCTTTTTTTACAACCCGCACATTCAGCCGTACCAGGAATGGCAACGGCGGCTCGAAGCGGCCCGCACGGTCGCCACCACCTTTGAGGTCCCCATGATTGTGCGGGAGGACTACGAACTGGAGGAATTTTTTCGTCAGACCGCCTTTCGAGAAAACCGCCGATGCCTATATTGTTATAGCCGACGGATCGAAACGGCGGCGCGACTTGCCAAAAAGAGCGGTTTCGATGCCTTTACGACGACACTTCTGTACAGCAAACGACAAAATCACGACCTCGTGCGCCAAATTGGTGAAGAGGCCGCCTCCGCCTTTTCGATCCCGTTCGTGTACGAGGATTTTCGAAAAGGATGGGCCGAAGGGCAGCACAAAGCCATTGCCATGGGACTGTACCGACAGCAATACTGCGGCTGCGTGTACAGTGAACGGGATCGGTTTTTGCCCAAGCCCAAAAACCGTCAGGCGTAG
- a CDS encoding antibiotic biosynthesis monooxygenase family protein — protein MAVRVIIERVVDPDRELVLQHKLVELRAKAMQSRGYISGETLRSVNNPQKFLVISTWASLNDWKSWENNPERKRLQKEIDVLLKAPANVEIYAYA, from the coding sequence ATGGCCGTACGAGTGATTATCGAACGCGTGGTGGACCCGGATAGGGAATTGGTTCTGCAACACAAATTGGTCGAACTTCGCGCCAAGGCGATGCAGAGTAGAGGGTACATTTCAGGAGAAACGCTGCGCTCCGTCAATAATCCGCAAAAATTCCTCGTCATCAGCACCTGGGCCAGTTTGAACGATTGGAAATCCTGGGAAAACAATCCGGAACGGAAGCGCTTGCAAAAAGAAATCGATGTGCTGCTGAAAGCTCCGGCAAACGTGGAAATCTACGCCTACGCCTGA
- a CDS encoding methyltransferase domain-containing protein gives MVESTQNIKNYIRDAYRRLYSNGTSRDLPIVQGKDLACALGYDPCLTRLVPEALWARFFPCGNPVPWIAFEGQRAPKILNLGSGVGLDAFFVVLGMAMRDGTVVNVDIAHEALTCGKSLMEAALAAHGPRAHIFWVQADADAIPFSDAVFDLVLMNGVFNLFECKDLLLKEVFRVLKNRGTLLLADLVRTGPLPQEWGSAMEGWLWCVNGSMEEQELFDILHTTGFAGAEILRKDCEVDPLWRAIVRARKIS, from the coding sequence ATGGTCGAATCCACACAAAACATTAAAAATTATATTCGAGACGCATACCGGCGGCTTTACAGCAATGGGACCAGCCGCGACCTGCCCATCGTGCAAGGCAAAGACCTGGCTTGCGCTCTCGGCTATGACCCCTGCCTCACCCGGCTCGTGCCGGAAGCCTTATGGGCCCGCTTTTTCCCCTGCGGTAACCCGGTGCCCTGGATTGCCTTCGAAGGGCAGAGGGCACCCAAAATCCTGAACTTGGGCTCCGGAGTAGGGCTGGACGCCTTCTTTGTGGTTTTGGGAATGGCCATGCGAGACGGCACCGTGGTCAACGTGGACATCGCCCACGAAGCCTTGACGTGCGGCAAGAGCCTTATGGAGGCGGCCCTAGCCGCCCACGGCCCAAGGGCTCACATCTTTTGGGTTCAGGCCGATGCGGACGCCATACCGTTTTCCGACGCGGTGTTCGATCTGGTGCTCATGAACGGAGTTTTCAATCTTTTCGAGTGCAAGGACCTTCTGTTGAAGGAAGTCTTCAGGGTCTTGAAAAACCGAGGTACCCTTTTGCTGGCAGATTTGGTTCGAACGGGCCCTCTTCCACAGGAGTGGGGATCGGCCATGGAAGGCTGGCTGTGGTGTGTCAACGGATCGATGGAAGAACAAGAGCTCTTCGACATCCTGCACACCACAGGTTTTGCGGGCGCAGAAATCCTGCGCAAGGACTGCGAAGTGGACCCCTTGTGGCGGGCAATTGTTCGCGCGCGCAAGATTTCGTAA
- a CDS encoding 4Fe-4S binding protein: MVEPRKDPYTYAHSSACEGEGGCTGDWRSERPVIDPEKCTPTKNQKPSCFLCWLYCPEGVISRSIPVKIHYEYCKGCGICAEECPTRAIRMEPEA, translated from the coding sequence ATGGTGGAGCCTCGAAAAGACCCGTATACTTACGCCCATTCTTCCGCCTGTGAAGGCGAAGGGGGGTGCACCGGAGATTGGCGCTCCGAAAGACCCGTCATTGATCCGGAAAAGTGCACGCCCACAAAAAACCAAAAGCCTTCTTGCTTCTTGTGCTGGCTGTACTGTCCTGAAGGAGTCATATCCAGGAGTATTCCGGTGAAGATCCATTATGAGTACTGCAAGGGATGCGGCATTTGTGCGGAGGAATGCCCGACTCGCGCCATTCGCATGGAGCCTGAGGCGTAA
- a CDS encoding 2-oxoacid:acceptor oxidoreductase family protein: protein MSKRKNIQVRWHGRGGQGAVTAAMILAEAAFEEGYRGVTAAPFFGAERRGAPVIATNRFSWRPIRTYSLVVQPDIVVVLDETLLDVVDVTAGLASEGLVLINTAKKPEDFQFRHAFTVATTNAEACAQEAGLMVSGAVISNTAILGGFARASGLVSLESLEKALAHHFHGEALERNRQGARLAHERTNILGECRLECA from the coding sequence ATGAGCAAAAGAAAAAATATTCAAGTCCGGTGGCACGGGCGAGGGGGCCAGGGAGCTGTCACGGCTGCCATGATTCTTGCGGAGGCGGCTTTTGAAGAGGGTTACCGGGGTGTGACGGCAGCGCCTTTTTTCGGGGCCGAAAGGCGAGGCGCTCCGGTCATTGCGACCAATCGCTTTTCGTGGAGGCCAATCCGCACCTATTCTCTGGTTGTGCAGCCGGACATCGTGGTGGTGCTGGATGAAACCCTTCTGGACGTCGTGGATGTGACGGCGGGGCTAGCGTCCGAGGGCCTCGTGTTGATTAATACCGCGAAGAAACCCGAAGATTTTCAATTTCGCCATGCCTTTACGGTGGCCACGACCAACGCCGAAGCCTGTGCTCAAGAAGCGGGGCTCATGGTTTCGGGAGCGGTCATTTCCAACACGGCCATCCTGGGTGGATTTGCCAGGGCTTCGGGCTTGGTGAGCCTGGAGAGTCTGGAGAAAGCGCTGGCGCATCATTTTCACGGAGAAGCTTTGGAACGCAATCGACAGGGGGCTCGGCTGGCCCATGAAAGGACGAACATTCTTGGAGAATGCCGCCTGGAATGCGCATAA
- a CDS encoding L,D-transpeptidase family protein, with translation MLWLWLAMVAAGCTFQSPSPQGQLESTSAQEVDKTAQERSRPFEDLKPVRIDYLRPTEEVRSAELYIYKDKRRLYVMDGDVLVRNYPIGLGKNPKGDKKCEGDGRTPEGSFFICFKNPRSRFFKSLALSYPSQRHAEQAFAAGLISPTQYRDIILALDRLLQPPWDTPLGGGIYIHGGGAHGDWTDGCIALYNSDMSEIYQMARLGTRVEVRP, from the coding sequence ATGCTTTGGCTGTGGTTGGCTATGGTAGCGGCTGGGTGCACCTTTCAGAGTCCGTCACCTCAGGGACAGTTGGAAAGCACGAGCGCTCAGGAAGTGGATAAGACGGCCCAGGAGCGCTCTCGGCCCTTTGAAGATCTCAAGCCTGTGCGCATCGACTATCTTAGACCCACCGAGGAAGTGCGATCGGCCGAGCTTTACATCTACAAGGACAAACGGCGCTTGTATGTGATGGATGGCGATGTCCTGGTCCGCAATTATCCCATCGGCTTAGGCAAGAACCCAAAAGGGGACAAGAAGTGTGAAGGCGATGGAAGGACACCGGAAGGCAGCTTTTTTATCTGCTTCAAGAATCCGCGAAGCCGATTCTTCAAATCCCTGGCCCTGTCCTATCCCTCGCAGCGACATGCCGAACAAGCCTTTGCGGCGGGTTTGATTTCTCCGACTCAGTATCGTGACATTATCTTGGCCCTGGACCGACTATTGCAACCACCGTGGGACACACCCCTCGGAGGAGGAATTTACATCCACGGGGGAGGGGCTCACGGGGATTGGACGGACGGATGTATCGCCCTCTACAACAGTGACATGAGCGAAATATATCAGATGGCCCGTCTAGGCACACGGGTCGAGGTGCGCCCTTAG